In the genome of Siniperca chuatsi isolate FFG_IHB_CAS linkage group LG17, ASM2008510v1, whole genome shotgun sequence, one region contains:
- the cckb gene encoding cholecystokinin: MTAGLCVCVVLAVLCTSCLGLPFSSQLLDESQRSISAPSEALFEADTHTLGEPHLQHSRSATQLKALPLAEEDADSRANLSELLARLISSRKGSVRRNSTANSRGSGLSANHRIADRDYLGWMDFGRRSAEEYEYSS, encoded by the exons atgactgcagggctgtgtgtgtgtgtcgtgctGGCAGTCCTGTGTACAAGCTGTTTGGGGCTCCCCTTCTCCTCCCAGCTCCTAGACGAGAGCCAGCGCTCCATCTCCGCTCCTTCTGAAG CTCTCTTTGAGGCTGACACCCACACCTTGGGAGAGCCCCACCTCCAACACAGCCGCTCTGCCACCCAGCTGAAAGCTCTTCCTCTGGCTGAAGAGGATGCAGACTCCCGAGCCAACCTCAGTGAGCTGCTGGCAAGACTCATCTCCTCTaggaaag GTTCTGTGCGCAGAAACtccacagcaaacagcagaggCAGCGGACTGAGTGCCAACCACCGGATAGCAGACAGGGACTACTTGGGGTGGATGGATTTTGGCCGCCGCAGTGCAGAGGAGTACGAGTACTCCTCGTAA